The following is a genomic window from Acidobacteriota bacterium.
CTGGAGTGCATCAACAGCCAATCGCGGCTTGTCTTCCTGACCGGAACAACCGTCGGCCGGCGATTCCTCATTCGCATTTGCGTGCTGTGCTTCCGAACCCACCGCGAAACGCTGGACATCGCCCTCGACGACATCCGGAAAGCCCTCAGGGAAGTGCGCAGCCGCATCCTTCAAAGCTGATCGAGAAGCTGCTTGATTTCTCTCTTGAGGCCCTCCCGGTCAGGCCCTCCCTCAAAGTCGATCAACAATTCGGAGGGAGTGGTGCTGAGCGCATGGGCCACGTCAAAGAGAAAGGTCATGGAGGGCACCTTGCGGGCTTTCTCGATGCTTCCGATATAGCCCGGGGAATAACCGCTGAGT
Proteins encoded in this region:
- a CDS encoding helix-turn-helix transcriptional regulator, whose translation is MAITRNSPGDGELRLRFFVEERGMSVKLNIQAMRKIGRRIRIQRKRLHLTQERLAELSGYSPGYIGSIEKARKVPSMTFLFDVAHALSTTPSELLIDFEGGPDREGLKREIKQLLDQL